The following proteins come from a genomic window of Diadema setosum chromosome 20, eeDiaSeto1, whole genome shotgun sequence:
- the LOC140243551 gene encoding uncharacterized protein: MEEEGNLSQLRMQELRQKCEELGLSHEGLNRNQLIKNIEEAKEEQASPLPSAPVMSTDKNTTQNTAARTESDTMEEARMQFELEKMRMQVRLAELENAKLEIERKGTNAGSFGVDGGIRRMPMYKEGEDVDVFLRAFEKMAQLNEWPREVWALQLAPLLTGRAREAYSRLSLESSRVYDEVKLAILRRYDLTPEAYRVKFRELKVDRDETYTEFSVKLTDLLGRWLQGAGALNDLDRLKEEILKEQMLKQVSFDLRVWLRDHEPDTLGDMARLADQYVISRKGAGKPQGHWGKAGPNHSPKPGWNSGSGGGKGESKPNPQQNKKQNEDRGNYRAKVRCYTCDKFGHIAVNCPNAHKSEVQAEKKGNDKSKEHGPTYFCRPEPHPKLRPYISDARLGDRHVRLLRDSGCTHSLARSDVVDPTFIIPGETVKMRGLFSKKEVPIARVHLISEPYGIKKWIRVGLVDEIEVDVLLGNEVLDENDPDLDIPDYVSRKEASLVVTRNQAREKELKEEQTRAEVIRSKVQVRDLFGENEQGEAADSGNDDDEREDGAHEVNDENDVHDDDTTVGTGESDTTSDKAANGEEPQGEKILPTYLDIGRKELIQAQQDDPSLKSVWEKVEKKEGNEGRCHFYVENGVLMREWSGNSKSESREVYTQIVVPKGYRTRLLEVAHDNLTAGHLGVGKTQQRLMQNFYWPGIFRDVAEFCKTCGPCQKCASQTRGISRAKLVSVPVIGSPFRKIALDIVGPLPRSKKGNRYILVVCDYATRYPEAVPLPSIEAERVGDELIRIFSRVGIPHELLSDQGSNFMSLLMKQLCSSLGIKQIRTSPYHPQANGLVERFNATLKDMLKPYTLEGNVTWDDLIPYVLFAYREVPQESTGFSPFELLYGHRVRGPLDVIREAWLGETVPEEGLVSYVLNCRERLANITTAAQKNLAQAQKRQKAWYDRKARTKDLQVGDKVLVLLPSSSNKLLAKWQGPYPVIQKLSDVNYVVEMGDKRKKHRVFHTNMLRVWREREECVMYTEVDDGNDDEYLDQFIEPLTQRGTSSEVELPDYLTTQQTQQLGDVIHDFTDILSDNPGRTDRIEHDLVTSNDHPIRQKAYRLPHAVRETVKRELNEMLEAGVISHSDSPYASPLVIVKKKDGSLRLCVDYRKLNQVTEFDAYPMPNIEAIIDELGKAKFMTTIDLTKGYWQVPLTKEARKKSAFITPFGLFEFNVMPFGMQGAPATFQRLVDQVLRGVNEFATAYIDDIIIYSESWDEHLAHVREVLGRLRAAGLTAKPSKCKFARKEVLYLGFVLGEGCVKPEPAKIDAVVNFPQPVTKTDVRAFLGLTGYYRKFIPNYSKVAAPLSDLTRKNEPRLVRWNSKCSEALEVLKHALVKSPVLRNPDFEKEFIVQVDASDRGIGAVLSQKDEKGEEHPIAYISKKLLPREQRYATIEKECLAIVWAIQKFQPYLFGRKFLVQTDHNPLRWLHQMQNHNARLMRWCLQLQAYPMRVEHRSGAKNGNADGLSRM, encoded by the coding sequence ATGGAGGAAGAGGGTAACCTAAGTCAgttaaggatgcaagagttgagACAAAAGTGTGAAGAGTTGGGGCTGTCACATGAAGGGTTGAATAGGAACCAGTTGATCAAAAACATAGAAGAGGCAAAGGAAGAGCAGGCTTCGCCTCTGCCAAGTGCACCAGTCATGAGCACAGATAAGAATACGACCCAAAACACTGCTGCGCGCACTGAGTCTGATACAATGGAAGAAGCACGCATGCAATTTGAACTTGAAAAGATGCGGATGCAGGTGCGCCTTGCTGAATTAGAAAATGCCAAATTGGAAATTGAGCGCAAGGGGACCAATGCAGGGTCTTTTGGTGTAGATGGGGGCATCAGAAGGATGCCGATGTACAAAGAGGGAGAAGATGTTGATGTGTTTCTCCGTGCTTTTGAGAAGATGGCGCAATTAAATGAGTGGCCAAGGGAGGTATGGGCACTACAGCTCGCCCCCTTACTGACAGGTAGAGCTAGGGAGGCATACTCAAGACTGTCACTtgaaagtagtagagtgtacgATGAAGTCAAATTAGCCATCTTGCGTAGGTATGACCTCACACCCGAGGCATATAGGGTCAAGTTCAGGGAACTGAAGGTGGATAGGGACGAGACCTATACTGAGTTTTCTGTAAAGCTGACGGACCTTCTCGGGCGGTGGCTCCAGGGGGCGGGGGCTTTAAACGATCTAGACAGACTAAAGGAGGAGATCCTAAAAGAGCAAATGCTAAAACAAGTATCTTTTGACCTAAGGGTGTGGCTCCGAGACCATGAGCCAGATACACTGGGTGACATGGCAAGGCTTGCCGACCAGTATGTCATCAGCAGAAAAGGGGCAGGTAAACCACAGGGACACTGGGGTAAAGCAGGCCCTAATCACTCTCCTAAACCAGGCTGGAATTCGGGATCAGGAGGGGGAAAAGGAGAAAGTAAGCCAAACCCTCAACAGAATAAGAAGCAAAATGAGGATAGGGGTAACTACAGAGCAAAGGTGAGGTGTTACACCTGTGATAAGTTTGGTCATATCGCAGTAAATTGTCCAAATGCCCACAAATCTGAGGTCCAGGCAGAGAAGAAGGGGAATGACAAATCCAAGGAACACGGTCCCACCTATTTCTGTAGACCTGAGCCCCACCCCAAACTAAGACCATACATTAGTGACGCCAGACTGGGGGACAGACATGTACGTTTGCTGCGTGATTCGGGATGCACTCATTCTCTAGCGAGAAGTGATGTTGTAGATCCTACATTCATTATCCCAGGTGAGACAGTGAAAATGAGAGGTCTCTTTAGTAAGAAAGAGGTACCGATTGCACGTGTGCATCTCATTAGTGAGCCATACGGGATCAAGAAATGGATCCGTGTTGGACTGGTAGATGAGATTGAAGTTGATGTTTTGCTTGGAAATGAGGTGCTAGATGAGAATGACCCTGACTTAGACATCCCCGACTATGTGAGTAGAAAAGAGGCAAGCTTAGTGGTAACAAGAAATCAGGCCCGTGAAAAGGAGTTAAAAGAAGAGCAAACTAGAGCAGAAGTGATCAGATCCAAAGTTCAGGTGAGGGACTTGTTCGGGGAGAATGAGCAAGGGGAGGCTGCAGATAgcggcaatgatgatgatgagagagAGGATGGTGCACATGAGGTGAATGATGAGAATGATGTGCACGATGATGATACAACTGTGGGGACAGGTGAGTCTGATACCACTAGTGACAAGGCAGCAAACGGAGAAGAGCCACAAGGAGAGAAAATACTCCCCACTTACTTAGACATTGGTAGAAAGGAATTGATTCAAGCCCAACAAGATGACCCCTCATTGAAATCAGTATGGGAGAAGGtggaaaagaaagagggaaatGAGGGAAGATGTCATTTCTATGTCGAGAATGGGGTACTCATGCGAGAGTGGTCAGGAAACTCTAAATCAGAAAGTAGGGAGGTGTACACGCAAATAGTAGTACCAAAGGGGTATAGAACAAGACTACTGGAGGTTGCCCATGACAACCTAACAGCTGGTCACCTCGGGGTAGGCAAAACACAGCAAAGATTGATGCAGAATTTTTATTGGCCTGGTATTTTCAGAGATGTGGCAGAATTTTGCAAGACTTGTGGTCCGTGCCAAAAGTGTGCAAGCCAGACAAGAGGGATTAGTAGGGCAAAACTAGTCTCGGTGCCAGTCATTGGCAGCCCCTTCAGAAAGATAGCACTTGACATAGTAGGGCCACTGCCTCGTAGTAAGAAGGGAAACAGGTACATTCTTGTTGTGTGTGATTACGCAACCCGGTATCCAGAGGCAGTACCCCTCCCCTCCATTGAGGCGGAGAGAGTGGGAGACGAGCTGATAAGGATCTTTAGTAGAGTAGGGATCCCCCATGAACTTTTGTCAGACCAGGGGTCAAATTTTATGTCCCTACTCATGAAGCAGCTGTGCAGTAGTCTAGGCATTAAACAGATAAGGACCAGCCCCTACCATCCCCAGGCAAATGGCCTAGTTGAAAGATTTAATGCCACCCTGAAAGACATGCTCAAACCCTACACACTGGAGGGAAATGTGACCTGGGATGACCTCATCCCTTATGTATTGTTTGCCTATCGGGAGGTTCCCCAAGAATCTACAGGGTTTTCCCCTTTTGAGCTCCTGTATGGACACAGAGTAAGAGGGCCCCTAGATGTGATCAGAGAGGCATGGTTGGGAGAGACAGTGCCAGAGGAAGGGTTAGTATCATATGTGCTAAATTGTAGGGAGAGATTAGCCAACATCACAACAGCTGCCCAAAAGAACCTTGCCCAAGCCCAGAAGAGGCAGAAAGCCTGGTACGACAGGAAAGCCAGGACAAAAGACCTACAAGTAGGCGACAAGGTGTTAGTCCTCCTCCCATCAAGCAGCAACAAGCTGCTAGCCAAATGGCAAGGACCCTATCCTGTGATACAGAAATTGAGTGATGTGAATTACGTAGTTGAGATGGGGGACAAGAGGAAGAAGCATAGAGTATTTCACACAAACATGCTGCGAGTTTGGAGAGAGCGAGAGGAATGTGTGATGTACACGGAAGTGGATGATGGAAATGATGACGAGTACCTAGACCAGTTTATAGAGCCATTGACACAAAGAGGGACCTCTAGTGAAGTGGAACTCCCTGACTACTTGACAACACAACAAACCCAACAATTAGGTGACGTCATTCATGACTTTACGGACATCCTAAGTGACAATCCCGGACGGACTGACAGGATTGAACACGACTTAGTGACATCCAATGACCACCCCATTAGGCAAAAGGCTTATCGACTACCTCATGCTGTGAGAGAGACAGTAAAAAGGGAGCTAAATGAAATGCTTGAGGCAGGGGTAATTTCCCATTCAGATTCCCCATATGCTAGTCCCTTAGTAATCGTAAAAAAGAAGGATGGGTCGCTAAGACTTTGCGTCGATTACCGAAAGCTTAATCAGGTGACAGAGTTTGACGCCTACCCTATGCCCAACATTGAGGCTATCATTGATGAGTTGGGGAAAGCCAAATTCATGACAACCATAGATCTAACCAAGGGATATTGGCAAGTCCCTCTCACAAAAGAAGCAAGAAAGAAATCTGCTTTCATAACCCCATTTGGCCTTTTCGAGtttaatgtcatgccatttggCATGCAAGGCGCACCCGCAACTTTTCAGAGGTTGGTGGACCAGGTGCTGCGCGGCGTGAATGAATTTGCGACAGCATACATAGATGATATCATCATCTACAGCGAGTCATGGGATGAACATCTTGCTCATGTGCGGGAGGTGCTTGGTAGACTGCGAGCGGCTGGCTTGACAGCAAAACCGAGTAAATGCAAGTTTGCACGAAAAGAGGTATTATACCTTGGCTTTGTTTTGGGTGAGGGATGTGTCAAGCCAGAGCCTGCGAAGATTGACGCAGTTGTGAATTTCCCTCAACCAGTCACAAAAACTGACGTGCGCGCATTTCTAGGACTGACTGGATACTACCGTAAATTCATCCCTAACTACAGCAAAGTGGCAGCCCCACTCTCAGATCTCACTCGCAAGAACGAACCAAGGTTAGTTAGGTGGAACAGCAAGTGCAGTGAAGCACTGGAGGTACTCAAACATGCACTAGTGAAATCACCTGTGCTTAGGAACCCTGACTTTGAGAAAGAGTTCATTGTACAGGTTGACGCATCTGACAGAGGTATTGGGGCAGTGCTCAGTCAGAAAGATGAGAAAGGGGAAGAGCACCCCATAGCCTACATCAGCAAAAAGTTGCTACCAAGGGAACAAAGGTACGCCACGATTGAGAAGGAATGCCTGGCAATCGTGTGGGCTATCCAAAAGTTTCAGCCGTACCTGTTTGGGAGGAAGTTCCTTGTACAGACAGATCACAATCCACTCCGATGGCTCCATCAGATGCAGAACCATAATGCTAGGTTAATGAGATGGTGTCTGCAGCTGCAAGCTTACCCCATGCGTGTAGAACACAGAAGCGGGGCTAAAAATGGAAATGCGGACGGTCTGTCACGCATGTAA